One genomic segment of Streptomyces niveus includes these proteins:
- a CDS encoding TetR/AcrR family transcriptional regulator → MAATGDRPLRADARRNRDLLLASAMRLLSEDSLTTTLDAIAKDAGVGIGTLYRHFPTREALVEAVYRNELTAVCDAAPALLGELAPLEATRAWMDRYIDFMIAKYGMADALRAVIASGGNPYARSRDLLGSAIKLLLDAGAADGVFRKDVDADDVLISISGVALAAGEPSMREQAGRLLDLLLDGLRYQR, encoded by the coding sequence ATGGCGGCGACCGGCGACCGGCCCCTGCGCGCGGACGCCCGGCGCAATCGCGACCTGCTCCTCGCCTCCGCGATGCGCCTGCTCTCCGAGGACAGCCTCACCACGACCCTGGACGCCATCGCCAAGGACGCCGGAGTCGGGATCGGTACGCTCTACCGGCACTTCCCCACCCGCGAGGCCCTGGTCGAGGCGGTCTACCGCAACGAGCTGACGGCCGTCTGCGACGCCGCGCCCGCGCTCCTCGGCGAACTGGCGCCCCTTGAGGCGACACGTGCGTGGATGGACCGCTACATAGACTTCATGATCGCCAAGTACGGCATGGCGGACGCGCTCCGCGCGGTCATCGCCTCGGGCGGAAACCCCTACGCGCGGAGTCGCGATCTGCTCGGCTCGGCGATCAAGCTGCTGCTCGACGCCGGAGCGGCGGACGGCGTCTTCCGTAAGGATGTCGACGCCGACGACGTACTGATCAGCATCAGCGGCGTGGCCCTCGCGGCGGGCGAACCGAGCATGCGCGAGCAGGCGGGCCGCCTGCTCGACCTCCTGCTGGACGG